Below is a window of Paenibacillus antri DNA.
CAGGAACGGGCCAGCGCGTTCAAGCTCTCGAGCGCGCCGTCGCCGTCCCCGAGCCGGGCGTAGACCGACGCCATATGCGAGAGCGACCATCCGCTCTGAGCCCCTAGGTTGCGCAGCCGGACCGCCCGGTCGAACGCGGCGAACAGCTCGGGCGACTCCTCCCGCTGCACCTCATGTCCCGGGAACACCGGATACAGATGCGACAGGTGGCGATGATCGTACCGATCGTCGAACGTCTCGTCCATCCACTCCCGCACCGCACCGTCTTCGTTGACTTGATACGGCGGAATCCGCTCGAGCATGCGACTCCACTTCTCCAGTTCCTCCGCTCCGCAGCCGACGACGCGCCCCGCTTCGAGCAACGACGTAAGCAGCTCCTTCAGCAGCGCGAAATCCATCGTCGCATTTACCGCGGTCGGCATCGGATGGGCCAACGCTTTCCCGTCCTTGGGCATAAAATTAGACGGCGTATTTTCCGGGGAGACGGAAGGGTACATTTTGTAAAATCCGTTCTCCCCTTCGACGAGGAAATCCTCGTAGAACGCTGCAGCCTCTTTCATGAACGGCCACGCCGTTTCCTTCAGGAACCGCTCGTCTCCCGTGAAGGCGTAATGCTTGTAGAAATGACTGGATAGCCAGGCGGCCGCCCCCGTCCAATTCAGAATGACGGGAACGATTTGGTTCGGAACGCCGATGCCCGGCGTGGACCCGGCCGGGATATAGATGCCGCCGCAGCCGTACAGCTTTCGAGCGTTCGCGCGGAAATCTTCCATTAAATTGGAGTAATACCGGTACAACGATTCCGTCAGCCCGCCTAAGCCCCCGACGTGAGCATGCCAATACATCATCTGCACGTTCTCGTTCGCCATGTTGTGGCACCAGACGAGCCGATAATCGCCGCCCCACAGCCCGTATAAGCCGAACGGCTGATCGTTCGGACCGGCGCCGCAGATAAACAAATACCGCCCGAACGCCCACAGCTTCTGCGCGAGCGCCGCCGGCGCCTCCCCGTCGTAAGCTTCGAGCAGCAGCTGCTCGTTAGAACGCGCGTCGTCTTCGGCGTCATTCAGCTCCAACGCGGCGGAACGGAAAAGCGGTTCATGCAGCCGGACATGCCGCGCCAGCAGTTCCTCGTAGCTGAGGGAGACGCCGGACAATTCCGCCTTCAGTCGAGACCATTCCCGTTCGCGGTCCTCGCAAGACACGAACGTCTTTACGAGCGCCAGCGCGCGATCCGCGCCCTCGAACCGCAGGCCCTCCGGTCCCTCCGCAATGCGGCCTCCCTCCGGAATGAACCGCAGCACGGCTCCGAAATCCGTTCCGTCGTCGTTGCGGGCCCCGTACAAGACGTAAGCGCCGCCCTCCCCCATCTCCGTCCGCACCGTCGCGGACCGCTCCAGCTCCTGAAACTCCGGTTCGTTCTGCCAGCGGTCGCTCGGATGCAGCCGCAGCGCGATGTCGCCGCTCACGGCCGAAGGCGCGTCCGCCCGAATCTCGTACGCGATGCAGTCGTCCGCGCGCGAGACGAACAGCGTCCGCGTATACCGCGTCTCTCCGTCGTTCCAGCCGACCTCGACTTCCCCGGTATCCATCCGAAGCGATCGTTCATACTTGCGGAAAGGATGCGCGCACGGCATCCGCAGCCGGATGGCCGCGAGCGGAAACCGGGAAGCCAAACTCGTCTTATATCCGCGCTCCTTGAGCGCGTTCGCCAGCAGCCAGCTAGCCTCGAGAAACCGGTTTTCGTCCATCAGCCTTCTCGTCTCCGACAGATGAAACCGAACGTCCGGCAGCTCGTCCTTGCGACCCCAATGCCACAGGTCCGCGTGATTGACGACGACGGTTTCCTCCTGCACGGCGCCATATACGGAAGCTCCGAGCGTGCCGTTCCCGGAAGGCAACGCCTCGCGCCACACATTCCGCCACCAGGACGCCGGGTATTTCAGATGCATCTTCATGCAGAGGTCCTCCCTTGGAAAAAGAAGAAGCCGGCTACTCCCGCCGGCTCTCTTCTTCTTTCAGCTTCTCCATCTCCATGCTCGCCAGAAGGAACGGAGCGACGCCCATCAGCGCGTCGCTGACGATCTGCTCGCTCAAGTAATATTCGTAAGAACCGTCGCGATACTTGCCGTTGCCGCCGAGGCCGGCGCCGTGGCAAATCCGATGCAGGCGGACGCCCTGTTCGTCCTCGGTGACGAACCGCTGCAGGATGCCCTCGAAGGCGCGGTGCACTACGCTCGAATCGAGCTCCGCGACATAGTTCAAGCGAATGCCCTTGGCCAGCGCGTACGTAAGCATACACGAGGCGGACGCCTCCAGGTAGTTGCCTTCCCGGCCGTTCCGATCCATCACCTGATACCACAGCCCGCTCTCGTAATCCTGCGCGTGCCGGATCGCGTGAGCCATCCGATGGAAGATGCCCATGATCTGCCCGCGCTGCGGATGATCGAGCGGGAAGTGCTCGAGCGCGTCGACGACCGCCATCGCGTACCAGCCCATCGCCCGGCCCCAGACGTGAAGCGAGCGTCCGGTATCCCGATCGCACCACCGCTGCTCCCGGCTTTCATCCCATGCGTGGTGCAGCAAACCGGTGTCGGGATTGCGCGTCTTGCGTTCGATCAGCGCAATTTGGTTCGCGACGTCGTCGAAAAACCGCGGCTCCCCGAACGTCTTCGCGTACTCCGCCAGGAACGGAGACGACATATAGACGCCGTCGAGCCACATCTGGAACGGGTAAATCTTCTTGTGCCAGAAGCCGCCTTCGCTCGTCCTCGGCTGACCGATCAGCTGCACGGCAAGCCGCTCAGCGGCCTTCGCGTACTTTTCGTCTCCGGTCCGCCTCAGTAAGGAAAACAAGTTTTTCCCTTGATTGATATGGTCTAGATTGTAGTCTTCCAGGATGTACGTACGTATGGAGCCATCCTCCTGCACGAACAGGTCCATGTGCCGGCGCATCGCTTCGCGGTAGGCCGCTTCGCCCGTATGATCCGTCAACCGATCGAGCGCCATCAGCGCCATCCCGGAGACGTACCCCCACTTGTTGCCCATCTTCGGATGAACGCCGTCGACGCAAGCCGCGAGTATCGAATCCGCGATTTTCACCGACCATCGCGCTGGTTTGACCGCCGTTTCCGTCATCGTTTTCCGCCTCCTTCGCGCTTCTCTGTTTTCCGGACTATGGCAGCTCAAGCATCGGCAGCGTGTCGAACGCTTCCGGAAGCTTTACGAGGTACAGATTCGCATACCCGTTCTTATCGCTCGTAAACAGCAGCTTCTTCCCGTCCCGCGTAAAGCGCGGATGCGCATGCACCTTCTGGGAATGGAAGCTGCAGCGCAGCTCGCACAGCACGCGAGGGCCGTCCGTCTCTCTCCAGACGCATAACGTCTTTACGTTCCCCTTGCCGTCGACGACGGCCTGGCCGTAGCCGTCCGCATGCGAATGCCACGTGTCGAAGCCGAAATCCGTCTCCTTCATGGCCGTATTGTCGTATCGGATCCGTCCGAAGAAGTTCGTGCCGTCCGCGCGGAAGCCGTGATACCCGATCGTCTCGCCGTCCGGGAAGAAAAATTCGTGCCCGACTTTCTCCGAGGGCTCGAGCCGCTCCCGAATTTTCCACGCCCCGCCGTTCCGCAAATCGAGACCCCATATGCGATGATCGACCAGATGCCACGGCCCTTCGTGGCAGAAGGTGATGAGCCAAGGAAGCGTCGTCGACGCATTAATATGCGTTATGAAGCGGTTCGCTTCGTAGATGACCTCCGCCTCGCCGCTCGAGGCGTCTACGCGGATGATGCGGCTGAGCGGCGCCGCCTCCATCAGTTCGCGATGCCCGACATACCCGTTGCCGAGGTCGAGCCGGATCCGATGGGACAAGTCCTCTTGAATGCACGTCATCACGAACTTTCCGTCCGCCGTGCAGCTTAAGTTTCCTATATTAAACCCTTCGGGGGCGGCGTACAGCGGCCTCTCCTCCAGCGTATCCAGCGACAGCCGGGAAATCGTCTTCCGAGTTTTGACGAAGGCGACATCCCCTTGGGGACGCAAACATGCGTCCAAGTAATCGTTGTCCGGAACGTCGGTAAGCTGCTTGATCGCCCCGTCGTCCAGATTCAGACTGAACAAATTCGTACTGTTGTTCCGATCCGAGACGAACAACAGCTTCCGGTCGCCGTCATACCAACCGTCTTCCGTAAAATATAAATGATGGCTGTGCGTCTTATAATCGGTCAGCTGGAGCACCTCGACGCCCGTCAACCGATCCGTATACGTCTTCCACTCCGCCGGCCATATACGTCCCTTCCCCATTCAGTTCCCCTCCATCGCTTTAAAGAATCGGATGCAGCCCTTCCCACCGCACGGACCAGCGTCCGTTCCGCGGGAAGCCTGGGCAATCTCCTCCGGTTTCCGCGCCGTCCCAGCCGCAGGCCATCATGGCGACGGCGGTCAGCAGTCCCCCGTTCCCCGGCAAATAGGCGGTAAGCCCAGGCCGCTGATAGTTATGCCCATTGGACAGGTACGTGTTCTTCGTGGCTTCCATCAACAGGAAGTCGACCGCGGTCTCCGCGTCGCCGAGCCGCGCGGCCGTCATGGCGCACATCGGGAAGTCCCAGCCCCAGGCGGATTCCCATTGCCAATCGGTCTGCACCTTCCGCAGCGTGTTCCGCATGACGTCCTTGTCGACGAGCGTACCCGGCAACAGACCGAGCGCGCCGACCATGGACGGATGGTCGCGGTTTTTCAGCGTGAAGGTGTCCGGACACCGCTCGTGCGCAAGATAGACGCCGTTCCGCTGCGGAAGAGGAGCCATCGCGCCCGCCACCTTCGCCCAAGCCGGATTCGCCCGTACCTGCAGACGCTCCGCCCAACGCAACGCGATCTCCAGCCCGTACTTCCAATACTCCACTTCGTACGGCGGATTCATGCTTTCGTGCAAGGAGTGGCATTCCTGCGCAGGAATGAGCGGCGGCCCCAGATCGAACGACTTCCGCTCTTCGTTCCAATGCGCGTAGGACACCATAAAATCCGCGGATTGAAATACGAGGTCCGCATATCGCTCCAACGTCTTGCGGTCCGGCTCGACGCGGTAGATCAGCTCCGCCAGCGTCATCGGATGCGGCTGCTGCCAGATGAGTCCCGGCGCCACGGGGGAAGGGCTCTGCGCGCCGTCGAAGCCGACCATCTTCGGCCAGCGTGCGCCTTCGTAGCCTTGGGAGGCCGCCAGCTCTTTCGCCAGCGGCAGGATCGAGTTGTACCAGTCCATACTGTTCTTAAGCAGGGACGCCCGGCCCCAAAGCGGAAAATGAGCCGCGTGCCACCAATGCATCTCCAGGTGCATCTTCCCGAACCAGCTGTTGTACATCAGCCCCGTCTCCTGCGGCGGCATCGTACCGGCGCTGTGAATCGCCGTCAAATATTGCGACAGCACGACTCTCCGCTCCAGCTCGCGTGCCCGCTCGTCGGCGGAGCCGGACAAATCGACCGCGCCGCCGCTTTCCCAGAACGTCGACCAACGCTCGGCGCTCGACGACTCCGCCTCCGCCGCCGATGTCCGCGCCGGGTCGCCCGGAGCGAAGCCGATCGTGCACTCCAGCCGGTCCGCGCCCGTCGCCCCCCGCAGCGTAAATTCGTGCGCGCCGGTGCGTTCGAGCGCACCCGCCGTCCACTCCAAGCGGACGCGGTAGCCGTCGTCGTCCATCGTCCGGCGCAGCACGACGGACGTCGCCGTCTCGGCGTCCGCCTCCGTCCGATGCCTGTCGTCGTTCCCCCAATCCGGGAACACCGACTTCGCCCATGCGGTATTCGTCATATCGGGGGCGGGGAAGCGGACGAACAGCTGCAGCCGGTTTTCGGCGATCAAGGGGGACGAGACGCGAACGCCGACGGCGTCCTGTTCCCCGTGGCAGCTGGTGACGACGTCGACCGGCCGGCCATCGAAGACGAACTCGCTTCGGACGATCCCGGTCCATAAATCCAGTTCCTGCCGAAGCCGCTCCAGCTCGGAGAGACGCGCTTCCGAACCGTCCTCGCGAAGCAAGCGGAACGCGATCCGCCCCAATTGCAGACGATGCGGATTTTGCCGCAGCCAATGGTACGCTTCGGCTTTGTCCTCGGGCTTCATCGGGTAGCCGACCTTGCGGCCGTAAGTCTCGTACGTCTGATACGCGATATCCTTCTCCGAATAGACGCCTCGCCCCCCGGTGTAATGCCATCCCCAGTTCGACTGCGTGCCGAGCGGCGTCTCGTAATCGTCATAGAACGTTTGAAGTCCCGTCGCGTCGACGCTGAAGCCGAATCGCCCGTTCCCGATCGACAGCGGGGCGAGCGGCTCCGGCTTCGTCAGCACCGGATTATGGCGCGACACGATTTCCTTTCGATTCAAGTTCATCTCTCCCTCGCAACTCGACATTCGCCGCTTCGCTTCTGAACTTCATCATCTCGCGGTACTTGCCCGGCGTAATGTTTTTATATTTGCGGAACACCCGAATAAAGCTGTTCTCATGCTGATACCCGACCTTCAGGGCGATGTCGGATATTTTATCCTCCGTCTCGACCAGCAGCTCGCCGGCGCGGTCCATGCGCAGCTTCGTGAAGTAGCCGTAGATCGTCTCGTCCATCTCCTGCTTGAACAGCTGGCTGGCGAGACTGACGCTGACGCCGGCCGCGTCGGCGATTTCCTGAATCCCGATCGGCTCTCCGAGATGCCGCTTCATAAATTCGACCATGCCTAAGCAGAGGACGAAATCCTTGCTTTCCATCAAGCTGCGGTACCGCTCCGACAGTTCCGCCGCCTTGCTTGCGAAGAGCGACGCGATATCGTCCAGGCTCAGCGTATGGAGCTCCTCGAACGGCCCCTCCTCCGCCCAGTCCTCCGCATCTTCGCGCAATCCGATTCGGCGAAGCCGCTCGCCTGACGATTTCAACAGCTTCAGCGCGTCGGAGGGGTAGTACGCCGCCGTGCGCAGCTCTTCCGCCATGCGCTCGACGATCGCGACCGAGCGGGCTTCGTCGCCGGCCTCGATCGCCCCGGCTAGATCGTCCAACCACTGATCCTTCATCGTCGCCGCGGACGGCTCGTGATCCGATACATCGGCGAAGAGGATGACGCTCTCGTAACCGCGGAACAGCCGATAGCCGAGCGCGTTATCCGCCTCCAGCATCGCCTGCTTCAGCTTGCCCGCGTCGGCGTGCGCCGCGCTGACGCCCATCGACACGCTGAAGCCCAGCATGCGGTGAACGACCTCCGCCGCATGCCGGCACGCCTCCCGACACGCCTCCTCGCGGCGCTCCGAAGCGCGCTTTCGCTGCAGCAGCAGCGCAAGCTTGTCTTTGCCGAAATCCGCGCATACGGTGCGCCATTCCGGCGAGAACAGCTCCGCGGTGACGTTCGCGATCGCAAACTTGAGAAGCGAATGATCTGCGCTCGGGTAACGCCGAGCCCATGCCTCGTAGCGGTCGATCGAGACGACGACGAACGTAAGCGGCTCGTCCGTCCAATCCTGGAAATAACTGCTCCATTTCTCCCGCATTTCCCGAATGCTGCTGACGTTGCCCATATAGATATCGAATAGATACTTCGAGGACGCCTCCGGCATCGTCTGACGGATGAGCTGGGACAGCTGCGCGTGGTCGCTGAGCAGCTCGGTCGTCAGCCGCTCCAGATGGAGCAAGTCCGCGTTCGGAATGTCCCGGTTGCTTTGCCGGAACAGCCGCTGGATCCGCCGAACCGGTCGGAAGGCGACGGATTGAATGTAGACGACCGTGAGCACGCCGAGCAGGAGCGCAGCGGCCGATACCGACATGACGACGTCGCGGACATGCTTCGACCGCGCGAGCAGGCTGTCTTGAGAGACGAAGGACACGTACTGCCAGCCGGTCAGCGGCGACACGAGCCGATTCACCAAATAGGACACGCCGTTATGCCGGAAATCCCACAAGCTTTCTTCGCCGGGTTGCGATACGGCGTCCTGAACCAGCGTCGCATCGAAGCCGCCGCCCGAAACGGAATAGAGGATGTCGCCGTCGAGATCGACGATGAATCTCGCCCGCTCCAACTCGGACCGGTGCGGCGGATGGAGCCTCGCGAACAGCTCCTCTTCCTTCAGATTGATCGCTACGATGCCCTTGAACTCCCCTTGAATCAATACCTTGCGGAACAGCGTAAGCTCCGAGCCGGCGTTGCGAATCCCTCCGCTCGCTCCCGGGGGGACGGAACGCTTTCGAACCAGCATCTTCTTGTCTCCGAATTCGCCCGCGATACCGACCCACTCGGAATCGGGGAAGGTCACCTTGCTGGAGCTGTAGCCCTGCGGCATCGATACGAAGCTGCCCCGCTCCGTGTCGTAGACATAGATGCTGTCGATATACGAGGTGTTGCCGATGAGCGTCGAGAAAAACTCGTAAATTCCGGAAATGTTGGTATAAGAGTTTTGATTGTCCGCCGTCAAGAACGTATAGACGTTGGAATGCAGCGCCACGGAAACCGCGATTTGATCGGCCTTTTCGATATAATCGTCGATAAAGTTCATGCTGATCTGCAGCATCTGGTGCTGCGGTTCGCTAAGCTCGCTCTGCAGCACGGATTTGGAGGTATAATAGGACGTCGCGCTGACCCCCATGATGATGATGCAGACGGAGACGGTCAGAAACAGCACCAGCCGAGTTTGCGTATTCGTCAACGTATAGGCGAGCCATTTTTTCAAAGACTGGACCATTCGGGT
It encodes the following:
- a CDS encoding glycosyl hydrolase family 95 catalytic domain-containing protein, whose protein sequence is MKMHLKYPASWWRNVWREALPSGNGTLGASVYGAVQEETVVVNHADLWHWGRKDELPDVRFHLSETRRLMDENRFLEASWLLANALKERGYKTSLASRFPLAAIRLRMPCAHPFRKYERSLRMDTGEVEVGWNDGETRYTRTLFVSRADDCIAYEIRADAPSAVSGDIALRLHPSDRWQNEPEFQELERSATVRTEMGEGGAYVLYGARNDDGTDFGAVLRFIPEGGRIAEGPEGLRFEGADRALALVKTFVSCEDREREWSRLKAELSGVSLSYEELLARHVRLHEPLFRSAALELNDAEDDARSNEQLLLEAYDGEAPAALAQKLWAFGRYLFICGAGPNDQPFGLYGLWGGDYRLVWCHNMANENVQMMYWHAHVGGLGGLTESLYRYYSNLMEDFRANARKLYGCGGIYIPAGSTPGIGVPNQIVPVILNWTGAAAWLSSHFYKHYAFTGDERFLKETAWPFMKEAAAFYEDFLVEGENGFYKMYPSVSPENTPSNFMPKDGKALAHPMPTAVNATMDFALLKELLTSLLEAGRVVGCGAEELEKWSRMLERIPPYQVNEDGAVREWMDETFDDRYDHRHLSHLYPVFPGHEVQREESPELFAAFDRAVRLRNLGAQSGWSLSHMASVYARLGDGDGALESLNALARSCLLPNLFTLHNDWRNMGICMDMPSAPIQLDANLGWVNAVQEMLLYVSPALVKLLPALPSAWRRGRLEGWRFCAGAVSMEWDVDGGRFAAELRADRAAELTLRLPERFGSLALSDDGTPHSFEEEEAGRRFRLRLRAGSVVTIRNRK
- a CDS encoding glycoside hydrolase family 88/105 protein, which produces MTETAVKPARWSVKIADSILAACVDGVHPKMGNKWGYVSGMALMALDRLTDHTGEAAYREAMRRHMDLFVQEDGSIRTYILEDYNLDHINQGKNLFSLLRRTGDEKYAKAAERLAVQLIGQPRTSEGGFWHKKIYPFQMWLDGVYMSSPFLAEYAKTFGEPRFFDDVANQIALIERKTRNPDTGLLHHAWDESREQRWCDRDTGRSLHVWGRAMGWYAMAVVDALEHFPLDHPQRGQIMGIFHRMAHAIRHAQDYESGLWYQVMDRNGREGNYLEASASCMLTYALAKGIRLNYVAELDSSVVHRAFEGILQRFVTEDEQGVRLHRICHGAGLGGNGKYRDGSYEYYLSEQIVSDALMGVAPFLLASMEMEKLKEEESRRE
- a CDS encoding oligogalacturonate lyase family protein — its product is MGKGRIWPAEWKTYTDRLTGVEVLQLTDYKTHSHHLYFTEDGWYDGDRKLLFVSDRNNSTNLFSLNLDDGAIKQLTDVPDNDYLDACLRPQGDVAFVKTRKTISRLSLDTLEERPLYAAPEGFNIGNLSCTADGKFVMTCIQEDLSHRIRLDLGNGYVGHRELMEAAPLSRIIRVDASSGEAEVIYEANRFITHINASTTLPWLITFCHEGPWHLVDHRIWGLDLRNGGAWKIRERLEPSEKVGHEFFFPDGETIGYHGFRADGTNFFGRIRYDNTAMKETDFGFDTWHSHADGYGQAVVDGKGNVKTLCVWRETDGPRVLCELRCSFHSQKVHAHPRFTRDGKKLLFTSDKNGYANLYLVKLPEAFDTLPMLELP
- a CDS encoding glycoside hydrolase family 65, whose product is MNLNRKEIVSRHNPVLTKPEPLAPLSIGNGRFGFSVDATGLQTFYDDYETPLGTQSNWGWHYTGGRGVYSEKDIAYQTYETYGRKVGYPMKPEDKAEAYHWLRQNPHRLQLGRIAFRLLREDGSEARLSELERLRQELDLWTGIVRSEFVFDGRPVDVVTSCHGEQDAVGVRVSSPLIAENRLQLFVRFPAPDMTNTAWAKSVFPDWGNDDRHRTEADAETATSVVLRRTMDDDGYRVRLEWTAGALERTGAHEFTLRGATGADRLECTIGFAPGDPARTSAAEAESSSAERWSTFWESGGAVDLSGSADERARELERRVVLSQYLTAIHSAGTMPPQETGLMYNSWFGKMHLEMHWWHAAHFPLWGRASLLKNSMDWYNSILPLAKELAASQGYEGARWPKMVGFDGAQSPSPVAPGLIWQQPHPMTLAELIYRVEPDRKTLERYADLVFQSADFMVSYAHWNEERKSFDLGPPLIPAQECHSLHESMNPPYEVEYWKYGLEIALRWAERLQVRANPAWAKVAGAMAPLPQRNGVYLAHERCPDTFTLKNRDHPSMVGALGLLPGTLVDKDVMRNTLRKVQTDWQWESAWGWDFPMCAMTAARLGDAETAVDFLLMEATKNTYLSNGHNYQRPGLTAYLPGNGGLLTAVAMMACGWDGAETGGDCPGFPRNGRWSVRWEGLHPIL
- a CDS encoding AraC family transcriptional regulator, which produces MVQSLKKWLAYTLTNTQTRLVLFLTVSVCIIIMGVSATSYYTSKSVLQSELSEPQHQMLQISMNFIDDYIEKADQIAVSVALHSNVYTFLTADNQNSYTNISGIYEFFSTLIGNTSYIDSIYVYDTERGSFVSMPQGYSSSKVTFPDSEWVGIAGEFGDKKMLVRKRSVPPGASGGIRNAGSELTLFRKVLIQGEFKGIVAINLKEEELFARLHPPHRSELERARFIVDLDGDILYSVSGGGFDATLVQDAVSQPGEESLWDFRHNGVSYLVNRLVSPLTGWQYVSFVSQDSLLARSKHVRDVVMSVSAAALLLGVLTVVYIQSVAFRPVRRIQRLFRQSNRDIPNADLLHLERLTTELLSDHAQLSQLIRQTMPEASSKYLFDIYMGNVSSIREMREKWSSYFQDWTDEPLTFVVVSIDRYEAWARRYPSADHSLLKFAIANVTAELFSPEWRTVCADFGKDKLALLLQRKRASERREEACREACRHAAEVVHRMLGFSVSMGVSAAHADAGKLKQAMLEADNALGYRLFRGYESVILFADVSDHEPSAATMKDQWLDDLAGAIEAGDEARSVAIVERMAEELRTAAYYPSDALKLLKSSGERLRRIGLREDAEDWAEEGPFEELHTLSLDDIASLFASKAAELSERYRSLMESKDFVLCLGMVEFMKRHLGEPIGIQEIADAAGVSVSLASQLFKQEMDETIYGYFTKLRMDRAGELLVETEDKISDIALKVGYQHENSFIRVFRKYKNITPGKYREMMKFRSEAANVELRGRDELESKGNRVAP